The segment ATAATCAActgggcttccccaatgactcTGTGGGTAAAGAAGCCACATGccattcaggagacacaggagatgcgggttctatccctgggtcaggaagatcccctgggaaaggaagtggcaacccactctagcattcttgcctgaaaaatcccatggacagaggaacttggcaggctacagtccaaagggtcgcaaagagtcagacacaaccaagtgactaagcacacacacacagaataatcGACAAGGtctcatgatattttaaaaattgattccaAGTAGGTACTTGCTGCCTCTATGTACATTATATGGACAGCTTTACGAAAACAGTCTAATGAAGTTCACTTGGGTAATGAAGCTTCCATCTCTGCATACATCCAGCCACCACATCcctatggaaaaaagaaatgattctaAAAGAGAACATTTCCCAGTTGAAAAGGAGCTTCTCAGGACATAGCGCCCATCCCTCAAGGATGCCAGCAAGTGTCAGTTCTCtcataggaattttttaaaactgaagtagagttgatgtaaaatattatacaaatttcAGGTGCACACATAATGACTcaccatttttaaaggttatattccatttatagttattataaaatcttGGCTATACTTCCTGTTTCGGACCACATgtccctgttgttgtttagctgctagtGTCCAGCtcctttgtgacctcgtggactgtagcccaccaggctcctctgtccatgggatttcccaggcaagaatactggagtgggctgccacttccttctccaggggatcttcgcgatccagagatcaaaccttgagtctcctgcattggcaggcagattctctattactgagccaccaggggagcccatataTCCCTGTAGTTCATAAGAATTTGATGATGGGAAaattctaacacacacacatctgtttgTCTTCCCCCAAGCAGACTTCCAGCACAAGTTCACGGTACAGGCCTCGCCCACCATGGATAAAAGGAAGAGTCTGATCAACAGCCGGTCCAGTCCTCCTGCAAGCCCCACCATCATCCCTCGCCTTCGTGCCATCCAGTGTAAGTCTGTTTCCCAAATTAGCTGGGGCCAGAACACACCAGGGCACCCGTCCCCTGCTCTGTCCAGCCACAGACTGGTCAGGCTGGCTCCGTCATAACTCTGCCACCTCTCCTGGACAAtatgtgtacacatgcacacgtgggagggcttcctaggtgtcgctagtggtaaagaacccgcctgccaatgcaggagacctcagagacgcaggttcaatccctgggttgggaagatctcctggagaagggcatggccacccactccagtattcttgcctggaaaaccccagacagaggagcctggtgggctacagtccatagtgttgcaaagagtcagacatgactgaagtgacttagcatgcttgcacTCACATATGTATGCAGGCCCTTACCCCCCATTACCTCACCTCTCCGTGAACTTGGCCCTGCCTCCTCTACATTTCACTGTTAGCCAGATACCTACAGAGGGGTTTGTGGGTGTTGGCGGGATCTTTAGTGAATTACAGAGTAATTTGGGACGTGATGAAGGTACCCTGGACTTGGGATCTGGTATATTTAGGACTTGGGACCTCTGCCATATTTGGGGCATCATGGTGTTTCTTTGGTCCATGCTTCCTAGGAAGGGGCTTTGTCAAAGTGCAGGTTCCAAGGTAAACTTGCCAAATACTTTATAATAGTCCAAGTCTGagccaattttattttatgatggtGTTTATTAAAAAGAAGTTAGGCATACCacacgtatatacatatattcctagTGTGTGGGAGGGAGAGGTTGAAGGGGCATATGCCCTAATTTAAAGATAGAGAGATTTCATCCCAGAGAAAACCCCCCAAGACCTGAATTTTGGGCTTTCCTTGAAAAATCAAGTCAAATCAgtggattctttttttcatgTGCTCTGTATTTTGCCTCAGTCCCATTAACTCTTTGTTTTCTGATAACTGGCTCCTTCCATtctcccctggggaagggaatggctacccactgcagtattcttgcctggagaattctatggacagaggatcctggagggatatagtccatggggttgtggagtcgaagatgactgagcaactaacacactcctTCTACTCATTGATGATATAAGGCCAGTCACTGAAGAATTTGGGTTTCAGCCCTTGCTCTAAGGTGTCAGGGTCAGGAGAAggttcctcctcccctctctgttATATTTCTCCAGGCCTGTTGCTCCCAGTCTCTAACTTCCCTCTCCATAGTGTTGAACTCCTCACTTCCTTGCTTTCCAGCACTTTCTTACCAAAATTTCTTCACTTCTACATCATCTTTACTCCTTATCTCTCCCACCTACTttctcaccccctccccccacatcaTCCCCCAGGCCaattcccacccacccacccccaataAAACATGTTCCCTAAGTCAGGTCTGTTTGGAGCTCTGGTGACTGGCTGGCCAGGGTTCCACCTTCCACTGGACTCGGAAGAATCTGGGTGGTTTTCCCACATTTGGCACTTTGAGGGCACAGAGTGAATGGTGGCTGGGAACTCCCTTACATGCCCGGCAGGCTCCACTTGGGCACAGAGTTGCTCACAAAGTCTGACTCTCCCACACCTGCAGCTCCagttatgtgaatgtgtgtgtctgGTCAGGGAGAGGCTAGTTTAGGGGGACACCTCTCTGTTTTCCTAATCCCATTTGACCTTTATTATTCACAGTGACACCAGGCGAAAGCAGCAAAACCTGGGGCCGGAGCTCTGTGGTCCctaaggaggagggggaggaggaggagaagagggcccCCAAGAAGAAGGGGCGGACGTGGGGGCCAAGTACACTTGGTCAGAAGGAATTTGCCTCAGGAGACGAAGGGTAAGAGCCAGATGATGGGAAATCCTTTAAAAATGCGGCGTGAAATACCTTTTTCTCTGTTGTGTGTTTCACCTTGTTCAAAGAAATTACATGCCTCTTGATCTTTACAAGAAGGTTTTCTAATTGCCTTGTTCCCTGGAACCTCCTAGTTCAGGAGTTGGCACAGTTTTTTTCATAAAGGGCCCAGTAGggagtattttaggctttgtgggccatgtgGTCTCCGTAGTAACTACTCAGCCCCACGAGGTGGTAATGCAGAAGCAGCCACAGACCATGGAcaatatgtgaatgaatgaacatggtTGTGTTCCAGtgaaactgaacaaaaacaagtgATGGGCAGGATGTAGCTCGTGAGTTAGTTTGCCGGCCCCTGGAGCATCCTGTTCCGAGGAGCAAGTAGCCCAAGCATTTGGCACGTGCGAGGAGTTCCGTCTGAGTGTGTTACTTACACCTGGCTCTTGTCCTTAAAGCATCTgcccagaggagagagaaggaaaggagagatgaCAGGGCTCTTGAGCGGAGGCTTGTCCTAAACCAGAGGCAGGCAGAGCTACCCGGCCCTGGAGGTGCAGGCGGAGGTCACTCCAGGGCCACTAGCCCTTCTCTATGAGCCCACCCCATAACCACGCTGATGTGTGTGAGACCCCTCTGGACAAAGCACACAGCAGGCCCTGTTGCCTTGGACGTGCTCGTGTTCTCACTGTGGGTTTGTGGCCCACGGGTCCTCGTCTTTCATAGACCAGTTGATTGTAGCGTGGTAGCGAAGCGCATGAACGCTGACTCCAGGCTGCCTGGGTGTGAATCCCGACCCCTCCACACCCAGCAGTGGGGCCTTAGGtatcctcatctgttaaatggggattCTCTCCATACCCGTCTCATGGAGTTGACCCTGAGTAAGCTTATCTTTGAGAAGTCCCTTAAAAGGTGGGCTAGCTCATAGTAAACTTGcataaataaacatgtaaatactTACTCTGATGATTCTTCCACGCTTCTCATGCAATTCTGCTTCATACCTGAAGAATGCACGTGATGGGCTATACTTCTTATTCTTGTGTTAGAATCTAGAACCATATTTCTTGACTTTTCCAAGTGTGAGGATAAGCAGCAGCCCTCTTCATCCTTTTTAGTGGCTTTCCAAAGAACTTCTAAGGTTGACTATTAGACTTAAAGGTGCCCTCAACCTGTAACTGGCCTTGGCCTTGGTATTTCTCTGAATACTAAGATTTCATGTCCAAAATCTATTTTGCTATGCTAGAAGGTGAAAATAAGTTTTGGTTCATGAAGGATGGACTCTTTGAAACCAGGCTTTGGAAATCACTAGTTACCTTGGAACAGAAAATTTAGATATGTAGGGCAGGCCTCCCTAAGCTGTATAAGAAATCAGTGATGGAGTCCCCTGGTTGCTCTGCTGTACTAAATTCTGCAAGTGCAAGCACTCCCCAGTCTGTCCCTTGAGCCTTGGCTAGAGCGGGGTTGAGCTGGGGCTGAGGAACCCAGTCACCCTGAGTCCCTTGGTATTTATGACATTAGTGTGATTCCAGGTAGGCTTTACCAGGTTGGCTACGGATCCCAACAGTCTCTCTGGTTCTGTTTCATTTCAGTGTATTTTTTGTCTTGCCAGTAAATTCACTGCATTTCAACATTACACAAAACATTAACTTTAGAGTTTTCTTCCTCCTTACATATATTTGCCCTCAAAACTTTTGAAACAGTTCAAAATATGTGACTTAATTTTTCATGATTATCAATTCCTCTGAAGAAGTAAAATCTCAGGAAAAGACTTAATGTTGGGAATTTTTGAGAGCCTCCGTATGATACTGTTTCTAATGTTAGTTCCTgttgaatgaagaaaatatataatgacaAAAAGCTGTACTGAATTCAACAACATTAGGTGAATTTGCATCCCCAtcctttaaaaaaacagtatGTTTCTGTAGGAAACATATGCACCTGTCTGTAATCAGCAGCTATCTATGGATTCACAGCCCCCACTCCCCCTCCAATTAAACTGTGGCTGCCCCTGGATTATTTATCCCACAGATAGGGAGGTCGTGGACCTGTGACCATTCCAGCAGGGCCATCTTGTTATGATCCCTTCATGATGTGGGCTTTGCAGACTGAACAAGGGGAGGGCAGCTGGCGACGTAACAGGAGCCCAGCCTTGAGGGTTCTCAGGTGGGAGAGGCTGAGCGGCATGTATCCACTGTTGCCTGCTACTGATTCTCTTTATTCATTGAAGATCCCCTCAGAGACGGGAGAAAGCTAATGGTTTAAGTACCCCATCAGAGTCTCCACATTTCCACTTGGGGTGAGTCTGATCTTCACCACCTCATCACATGTACTATAATAATCCTCCTCTCCGCCCCCGTTTCCTTGTCCTCACAGCACACCCCGCAGAATCAAGCCTCATTATTGCCAGGGccatgttgacttttttttttttggaagcagTACCATCGTGCACCTTGGGAAAATTCCTGTGTTGGTCCGACTTAACGTTTCCTCATTGCCCTGACCACTCCTGTTGTTAAGATTCTCCCAGCATCCTTTATTTTAGGGAATCAGTACATGGCTGTTTATCCTTTGGTCTTCAGCACAGGCTTTGACACTGCTGAtctgaattccctggatccagagctggaagggatttATAAGATTTTCAGTCAGAAGTCTCAGGCTGTGGGTTTGGCAGCATGTTTCTCTCTGGCTGTGTATTTTGGTTGAAATCACTGATGTCTGGAATGTACTTTAATCACTGGTATTTCTGATAGCACTTGAAACAGAGATCTGCAGGCAGGGGAAAAAGCTGGTCCTTCTCCCTCCCTGGAGATGGGCTGGGAAGAGTGGGCTTTAGTTGAATGGCTCTTTCTAGTCCTAAAATGAGAGCTGCCCCTGGTTATAATCCCAGTATCTCCTTGGCAATCATAGCCCACAGATTCCTCAGGCCTCCTTCACTGTTCTTTAGGAAAAAGACCAGTGCTTGTGGGCCTCTGATGCCCTGTCCTGTAAGAGGGTTGGCGGGGTACCCAGTGTGTATCCTTGGAATTACTGACTTGCCACTGGGAGCTGCTAACAGGGATTTGAAAGCCAGCTCCTGTCCTTTTCCTCTCCGTTCCCAGACAGGCCGAGGGTTCGAGTCCAGCCTTATGTACTACCCACATAGGTCTGTCCCAAAGTGCACTGGGTTGACACAGCTTTTGTCAGTCGATTTTTGTATTTGAAACATGGATGGCTTTGGAAGTTGCCTAAGCATGCTGGAGGCTTGGAAGGAGAAGTTGAGAAGTGGTGTGAGTGGCGTGGCCTGGCCCATCGCTGTGAGCTCATCGCCCAGTGCTTGCCTTGCACTGCCCATCTCAGCACTGCAGTCTTTCTAATGTCACCGGTGTGTTGTATTCGAGTCAGTGTCTGTGGAGTCTTGGCCTTTCCCTTAAGTTGGGCTTAGGCAAGACCCTGGCCAGGGCCGGGCAGTCCTCATTCCTTCTGTTCTCTCGCCAGCCTGCCCAGGAGGTCTTCCCACAGCTCCATGGCAGCATGTGCAGGGGTGTGTCATGCCTCTGCTTTTCTGGCCCTAGAGCATGTGCACTTCTGTTAAAGAAGCAGGTGGGCTCAGTAAGCTTTGTTGCCTGTACCCTGAGGCTCTTGGGCTTTGCTGTAATGAAGCACATGGGGAGAGGCCCATGGAGCTGAGGGTAAAGGGAGTAATCCGTTCTGACAGTTTCATCATTTCCTCTTGTTCAGCCTCAAGTCCCTGGTAGATGGATACAAACAGTGGTCGTCCAGTGCCCCCAACCTGGGGAAGGGCCCGAGGAGTAGTCCAGCCCTGCCAGGGTTCACCAGCCTTATGGAGATGGGTAAGCATTGCCTTTGTCTTAACTCCCTCCCGATCCCTCAGGGAACTCGTGGCCAAGCTTCTTAGACTCTTTCAAGACCTCTAGCACTGCTTCGTGGGgctgtttcctcttttcctcaACTCTTGGTCCCGCACCCTATTCCCTCTGTTTGCTCTACTCCCATTACAGGGAATATTTCCACATCACCACCGCTGCCGTGGAATCTACCCTTGACCTCCTGTCCCAAGGGGCTGGTTATAGTCTCCTTAGGGCATTGAGGCAGGGGGAGGCGTGGAATCAGGCACGGGCCTTTCCTGGGTCTGCTTCCTTGTATTTTAACGTGGGGAGTCCATAGAATGGGAGATGGCAATAGAACCCCAGTGTTCCTCCAAGGAAGCTCTTCCAGTGCTTCTTGCCCTGTGATTACTAAATGTGTAAGGCCTTCTCCAGGCTGTCTCTCAGAAAGTACTCCTTGCTCTAGAATTCCAAGGTCATAATCAGTCAGTCCATAGAGTAGACTGGCCTTCATCCATGCCGAGGATTCTAATCCTTTGCAGGAAATGGGTCTTAAAACAAGTCTGTAGGCTGTCAATTCTAGAAAGTCAAGGtcccttcccatttttttttaaattaatttttattggagtatagttgctttacaatgttgtgttcgttcctgtgtgtgtgtgagtcgctcagtggtgtccgactctttacgaccccatggagcccacaaggctcctctgtccatgggattctccaggcaagaatactggagtggattgccatttccttctccagggggccttcccaacccagggatcgaactggggtctcccgcatttcaggcagatgccttatcatctgagctactagggaagcccagtgttagttcctactgcacagcaaaatgaatcagctatacatgtacatataattccctcccttttgaactccCTTCCCATTCCCTTCCAGTTTCAACTTGTAAAATAATTAAGGATGTACCTGTTCTGGGAAACTGACATGGCACTACTATGACAGAAGAAGCAAATTGGCAGATCCCCTTTTCTGCAAATGGGAAAACAGGCTTTGGGAGAGAGAGCGACTTCCCCATGTTGTCACTGTTGAGTGTGAAGTCCTATTGGTTCCTGGTCCTGCACCCCTGACTATTCAACCCCTGGATCCCTAGCACTAAGCCAGGGACCTGGGGTTGGGGAGAAGGACCAGATTTTTATTCCTGCAGCCTTGTTCCCATCTTCTGTTCCCCCTCCACTTCTCTCATCTCCGCAGAGGATGAGGACAGCGAAGGCCCACGGAGTGGGGAGAGTCGTCTCCCGCCGTCACCCAGCCAGTCCTACCTCTGTATCCCATTCCCTCGCGGGGAAGATGGGGATGGCCCCCTCAGCGACGGTGGTCACGAGGAGCCCACCCCGGTCAACTCAGCCACCAGTACCCCTCAGCTGACGCCAACCAACAGCCTCAAGCGGGGCGGCCCCAACCACCGCCGCTGCGAGGTGGCTCTGCTCGGCTGCGGGGCCGTCCTCGCTGCCACGGGCCTCGGGTTTGACCTGCTGGAAGCTGGCAAGTGCCAGCTGCTGCCCCCGGAGGAGCCCGAGCCACCAGCCCGGGAGGAGAAGAAGAGGCGCGAGGGGCTCTTCCTGAGAGCCAGCCGGCCCCGCCGGAGCACCAGCCCCCCATCCCGGAAGCTCTTCAAGAAGGAGGAGCCCGTGCTGTTGCTAGGAGACCCCTCCACCTCGCTGACGCTGCTGTCTCTCTCCTCCATCTCCGAGTGCAACTCCACTCGCTCCCTGCTGAGATCCGACAGCGATGAGATCGTGGTGTATGAGATGCCCGTCAGCCCCGTGGAGGCCCCGGCCCTGAGCCCCTGCACCCGCAACCCCCTGGTCAACGTCCGAGTGGAGCGCTTCAAACGAGACCCAAAGCAGTCCCTGACCCCCACCCACGTCACCCTCACGGCCCCCGCGCAGCCCAGCGCCCACCGGCGGACTCCTTCCGACGGGGCCCTCAAGCCGGCTGCCCCTCCAGCCAGCAGGAGCCCCTCCTCCAGCAATGGGCTGAGTCCCAGCCCTGGAGCAGGTGAgacctgccctcctcctcctcctcctcctcctccttcctccttcctctttcccgCCTTGGGGCCTCTCTCCCAGAAGTGGAGATATCAGGCCGACCTCAAGTTCCTCCTCTGACTCAGCCAGTTGAGACAGGCTGCTCTGGGCCGCCGGAGGGGACTGACGTCTGTCTGTCCTGTGCCTCAGGGGGGCCTTCCCTGAAGAGGGGAAGCAGACAGGCAGGATCTGGGGAGAATCCCACCGGGACTCCTGTGAGATGCTCAGGCCCCAGATCTGGGAGTGTACAGGCCAGTACTTTCAGGGCGCATCAAGGGTAGGAGGCCAGCTCTGTTTGTTCCCTGGAAAGAAGACTGCAATTACAGGGAGGAATCTGGCCACACACAGGAGGGTATTTTCTGCCACGTAGCTCAGCTCTTGCCTGTCATTACAGAGTGAGTACAGACCATGAGTACAGACACACTCGTAAGGCAGGCTTCCAGCCGGGCATCACACCCTACATCGCTCATCCCTTACTCACACCTGACTCTCAGACGTGGAGATGCGTCCAGGTGAACTGCTGTACCGCTGCACACCCTGTCCTTCTCTGGCTGACATCTGAGACACCTGAGCATACACTCTCACTCCCGCCCCATCCCTTGCTCCCTAGAAGACCTCAATCTGACATAAAAACTACCTGAAATCCCATAGGAGAGGATGGCGTGGCAATACCCTTTCAGTGAGACTCGAATATGAGTGACAGCCGTACTTTACTATtcagctttcccttctcctgctcaGATTTTTTTGTTAAAATCATACAGGTGGCCTCTTTGGAAAAAGAGACCCCCAGATTACTAGTCTTTAGGTTtctgatgcattggagaaggcaatggcaacccactccagtgttcttgcctggagaatcccagggacgggggagcctggtgggctgccgtctgtggggtcacacagagttggacacgactgaagcgacttggcagcagcagcagcagcagcaggtttctgATACCTGCTTTATCCTTGTcgagcatgctaagtcgcttcagtcatgtctgactctgtgcaactgtatggaccatagcacaccaggctcctctgcccacgggattctccaggcaagaatactggagggggttgccatgccctcctccaggggatcttcctgacccagggattgaacctgtgtcttatgtctcctgcattggcaggcgggttctttacaatgagcgccacctgggaagcccttgttcttGTCACATGTTTATTAAGTGGATGAACTGAGAATGAAAGACATTTCCTTAAGTTGTTTCATTACAGATATGACCTCATGTGTCCCATTATTATAAGATACAGGGACCATGGTCTGTACCCTGGATATGGTCTGTAGTTCACTGTTACACCCCAGTGCCAGCCAACACACTGCAtgacacagagtaggtgctcattTCTCAAGTTATCCTAGGTGGTCAGGGCCATGGTctgtggggcagggtggggggtggtggcggTTGGGGCCGGGAGTAAGTGGTGTGTGTGGTCTGTCATCTGATACCTCTCCCTTTGTCTCTTGGACCAGGAATGTTGAAAACCCCCAGCCCCAGCCGAGACCCAGGTGAATTCCCCCGTCTCCCTGACCCCAATGTGGTCTTTCCCCCGACCCCAAGGCGCTGGAACACCCAGCAGGACTCTACCTTGGAGAGACCCAAGACCCTGGAGTTTCTGCCTCGGCCACGTCCTTCGGCCAACCGGCAACGGCTGGACCCATGGTGGTTTGTGTCCCCCAGCCACGCCCGTAGCGCCTCCCCAGCCAACAGCTCCAGCACAGAGACACCCAGCAACCTGGACTCCTGCttggccagcagcagcagcaccgtGGAGGACCGGCCAGGCCTGCCAGCTCTGCTCCCCTTCCAGGCGGGGCCGCTGCCACCCACCGAGCGGACGCTTCTGGACCTGGATGCGGAGGGCCAGAGTCAGGACAGCACTGTGCCGCTGTGCagagctgaactgaacacacacaggcCTGCCCCTTATGAGATCCAGCAAGAGTTCTGGTCTTAGCACGCAAAGGGTTGAGGGTGGGCAAGGGGGGacgcaggaggagacggggagggGAGCTGGCTGGCACAGCCCTTTCTCAGAATTGGACCCCCCTGAGCCTCCCGCCCTACTTCTTGCACTGATAATgcactttgaagatggaagggatGGAAGCAGGGCCCCTTCAGAGGGCTTCTCACCCTGCAGGGCCCTTCTCCCTAGGTCCGCTGGAGGGGTTGTGGCCATCAGCTCTGGctgtgtgggggagggaggggtgcgTGCATGTCCCCCACCCTCCACAGTCTTCTCGCCTTCAGGGTGACTCTGCAGAGTCACTCAGCCGAATCTGCCTGCTGCTCCCTCTCTTCAGCCCCCAGGGGGTGCCCTCCTGGGGTCCCTCTGTTAGCCCTGAGTTCAGCCTTCCCACACACCCAGTACTGGATGTTCTCTGATTGATTTTGCTCCTCTTCCATGTGCTTTCCCGACACTCATGAATGAGAATCTCGTTTGGTATGAGATGTGAGCTTTTCTGCGTCCTAAGCCCTATGGTGCCGGCTGGAGAACGAAAGGCAGAGTGCCCCCTCGTTGGGCACAGGAATTGAGGGAGCTGGGACCGCCTGCTGCACTTCCGTGCACCCCACTTCTTTATTTGAGCCTCCCAGTGGTACGGGACCTGCCTTCGTGAGAactggaaggaggagggagttagGAAATACAGTCGAGTTGCAGTAAAGAGGGTCACAGAGTCTGTCTGTCCTCGTTTCTTTTATAAACACTCAAAGAAGGGCAGAAACCAGCACATGTTGACAGCACCCATCTCCTGCCTGGG is part of the Bubalus bubalis isolate 160015118507 breed Murrah chromosome 11, NDDB_SH_1, whole genome shotgun sequence genome and harbors:
- the MAP3K9 gene encoding mitogen-activated protein kinase kinase kinase 9 isoform X2, yielding MEPSRALLGCLASAAAAAPPGEDGAGAGAEEEEEEEEEAVAAPRELGCGAPLPYWTAVFEYEAAGEDELTLRLGDVVEVLSKDSQVSGDEGWWTGQLNQRVGIFPSNYVTPRSAFSSRCQPGGEDPSCYPPIQLLEIDFAELTLEEIIGIGGFGKVYRAFWIGDEVAVKAARHDPDEDISQTIENVRQEAKLFAMLKHPNIIALRGVCLKEPNLCLVMEFARGGPLNRVLSGKRIPPDILVNWAVQIARGMNYLHDEAIVPIIHRDLKSSNILILQKVENGDLSNKVLKITDFGLAREWHRTTKMSAAGTYAWMAPEVIRASMFSKGSDVWSYGVLLWELLTGEVPFRGIDGLAVAYGVAMNKLALPIPSTCPEPFAKLMEDCWNPDPHSRPSFTSILDQLTTIEESGFFEMPKDSFHCLQDDWKHEIQEMFDQLRAKEKELRTWEEELTRAALQQKNQEELLRRREQELAEREIDILERELNIIIHQLCQEKPRVKKRKGKFRKSRLKLKDGNRISLPSDFQHKFTVQASPTMDKRKSLINSRSSPPASPTIIPRLRAIQLTPGESSKTWGRSSVVPKEEGEEEEKRAPKKKGRTWGPSTLGQKEFASGDEGLKSLVDGYKQWSSSAPNLGKGPRSSPALPGFTSLMEMEDEDSEGPRSGESRLPPSPSQSYLCIPFPRGEDGDGPLSDGGHEEPTPVNSATSTPQLTPTNSLKRGGPNHRRCEVALLGCGAVLAATGLGFDLLEAGKCQLLPPEEPEPPAREEKKRREGLFLRASRPRRSTSPPSRKLFKKEEPVLLLGDPSTSLTLLSLSSISECNSTRSLLRSDSDEIVVYEMPVSPVEAPALSPCTRNPLVNVRVERFKRDPKQSLTPTHVTLTAPAQPSAHRRTPSDGALKPAAPPASRSPSSSNGLSPSPGAGMLKTPSPSRDPGEFPRLPDPNVVFPPTPRRWNTQQDSTLERPKTLEFLPRPRPSANRQRLDPWWFVSPSHARSASPANSSSTETPSNLDSCLASSSSTVEDRPGLPALLPFQAGPLPPTERTLLDLDAEGQSQDSTVPLCRAELNTHRPAPYEIQQEFWS
- the MAP3K9 gene encoding mitogen-activated protein kinase kinase kinase 9 isoform X1; translated protein: MEPSRALLGCLASAAAAAPPGEDGAGAGAEEEEEEEEEAVAAPRELGCGAPLPYWTAVFEYEAAGEDELTLRLGDVVEVLSKDSQVSGDEGWWTGQLNQRVGIFPSNYVTPRSAFSSRCQPGGEDPSCYPPIQLLEIDFAELTLEEIIGIGGFGKVYRAFWIGDEVAVKAARHDPDEDISQTIENVRQEAKLFAMLKHPNIIALRGVCLKEPNLCLVMEFARGGPLNRVLSGKRIPPDILVNWAVQIARGMNYLHDEAIVPIIHRDLKSSNILILQKVENGDLSNKVLKITDFGLAREWHRTTKMSAAGTYAWMAPEVIRASMFSKGSDVWSYGVLLWELLTGEVPFRGIDGLAVAYGVAMNKLALPIPSTCPEPFAKLMEDCWNPDPHSRPSFTSILDQLTTIEESGFFEMPKDSFHCLQDDWKHEIQEMFDQLRAKEKELRTWEEELTRAALQQKNQEELLRRREQELAEREIDILERELNIIIHQLCQEKPRVKKRKGKFRKSRLKLKDGNRISLPSDFQHKFTVQASPTMDKRKSLINSRSSPPASPTIIPRLRAIQLTPGESSKTWGRSSVVPKEEGEEEEKRAPKKKGRTWGPSTLGQKEFASGDEGSPQRREKANGLSTPSESPHFHLGLKSLVDGYKQWSSSAPNLGKGPRSSPALPGFTSLMEMEDEDSEGPRSGESRLPPSPSQSYLCIPFPRGEDGDGPLSDGGHEEPTPVNSATSTPQLTPTNSLKRGGPNHRRCEVALLGCGAVLAATGLGFDLLEAGKCQLLPPEEPEPPAREEKKRREGLFLRASRPRRSTSPPSRKLFKKEEPVLLLGDPSTSLTLLSLSSISECNSTRSLLRSDSDEIVVYEMPVSPVEAPALSPCTRNPLVNVRVERFKRDPKQSLTPTHVTLTAPAQPSAHRRTPSDGALKPAAPPASRSPSSSNGLSPSPGAGMLKTPSPSRDPGEFPRLPDPNVVFPPTPRRWNTQQDSTLERPKTLEFLPRPRPSANRQRLDPWWFVSPSHARSASPANSSSTETPSNLDSCLASSSSTVEDRPGLPALLPFQAGPLPPTERTLLDLDAEGQSQDSTVPLCRAELNTHRPAPYEIQQEFWS